Proteins encoded by one window of bacterium:
- a CDS encoding VWA domain-containing protein encodes MLRSVVRWSLLLLALCCTSVNAQYIIVGPPDDQTIIDTSFHPTASLPGSGTVRPVITAATGTDVVASIDLSQMDCSQFPYICGYVDVLNGSGIPVPGMTADSFCLYQDGVPVPNFSVTQLTSGNCITSVCLVVDVSGSMTDDHRLDSAKAAMHRFVNAMDPYDQVAIVTFANCWTVHQAFTSNQATLHTKINSLSAGGNTAVFDGIYKGVDITRFQLGSKAVIAFTDGLENRSNNCSPNPPDGVNDNTFADDSTAICNLANTASIPIYTFNLGPITNTWYNPEALQAFSSGTGGFWQHAQTGADMDSVYTLVKERLCSRYYVCYTSPDTIQNGDVHWMKVCKKTGPNCTPCDSLSCQETAPPVIVRTPATINLSTGCQPYTSPMSICAYVTDLDTPKGSLAVTLYYRTAAVSYTAVNMIATGAPSDSTFCATIPSSALPCASFFDYYITASDGSATVSSPSINPQANPYNITICGTNPPVANAGPDQTIFQCTPAQICLPASCSDVDNNLKTCEMISGVGTYNGSQICFTPSGTLDYEFVIKATDSCNFVDYDTVVIHYTLNSAPVADAGRDSTLFLCAAQPITWAASCIDPNSNLSTCQLIAGPGTYNSGSISFTPAASGVYTFILKATDACGLIDQDTAVITVTLNAAPICSGPSNQTIFQCTPTQVCLPYSATDANGNFKSCQIISGPGSLVGGNWCYTPSSSQTVNVTIQCEDSCNATCQSSFAITFNINQKPTVALGNDTTIFQCALAEVCLPYTVTDPNNNVTNEQIISGPGTIDTVANTVCFTPGAAGTYQFVVKASDACTDHGSDTIQVTINLNQAPVANSGPNQTLFQCLPTQICWPASCTDPNGNLSTCNLTGPGTYNGSTICFTPSTSGVYTFVLTATDACGLQHADTTQITVTVNGAPTLAFGADTSLFLCTPQQVCMSYSVSDPNGMSKLTEVMISGFGSLDSALNKVCFTPTTAGTYDFIVSVTDSCGATDRDTIRAIITFGTFADITCPSGPISKFLCAPGQVCQPLTIAPAGATVTSTLGTYSGGQLCFNAPTSGTYNARVIATTSCSVDTCDITFNVTINTAPVASAGLDQTIFQCTPAQICWPASCSDINGNLDSCKLISGPGTYNGSSICFTPAASGTYTFILRAVDQCGAASQDTVNVNVTLNGAPTLAFGADTSLFLCTPQAVCMNYTVSDPNGMSNLTEVLVAGFGTLDAANNKVCFTPTTAGTYDFIVSVTDSCGATDRDTIRAIITFGTFADITCPSGPISKFLCAPGQVCQPLTIAPAGATVTSTLGTYSGGQLCFNAPTSGTYNARVIATTSCSVDTCDITFNVTINTAPVASAGLDQTIFQCTPAQICWPASCSDINGNLDSCKLISGPGTYNGSSICFTPAASGTYTFILRAVDQCGAASQDTVNVNVTLNGAPTLAFGADTSLFLCTPQAVCMNYTVSDPNGMSNLTEVLIAGFGTLDAANNKVCFTPTTAGTYDFIVSVTDSCGATDRDTIRAIITFGEFASITCPPGPISASLCGAGQVCQTLTITPPSATVTTTLGTYSGGQLCFTANTTGTYNARVIATTSCSVDTCDITFNVTVGQAAQLTCPGTQTIFLCAAGNVSIPIGVMGAGALVSVTPIGSYSAGNIIFPADTTGHYVLNVIAGTSCGADTCQVVADVTINTRPLAVDPVTPKDTFLCASASICYQFSASDVNGGTLAWSKVSGNGTVSSTGLWCFTANTTGTYTVLAAVADSCGAADTVTMTYNTTMNLPPMVGFGNDTTLAFCPGGTACLPFMVADANNNVTLEQLVAGSGTIDTLLNQVCFSPASAGLYTFVVKATDACGAMDYDTINVTATMGEIPVVTCPGTQNFFLCSSQQICVPVTVTPGSASVTVTPTGSYSGGNVCFTPATSGTYNLTVIASTSCGADTCQLTVNVTINSRPVAVDPVTPKDTFICASTSICYQFSGSDVNGGTLNWSKLSGNGTVTSGGLWCFTAGSTGSYTVLAAITDSCGAADTVTMTYNVTSNVAPVIAFGSDTTLALCPGGSACLPYSISDANNNITLEQLLSGSGTINTAANTVCFSPASAGLYTFVVKATDACGAIDQDTINVTVTLGDIPVVTCPGTQNFFLCASSQICVPVTVSPSGATVTVSPTGSYSGGNVCFTPATSGTYNLTVVATTGCGADTCQVTVNVTINSRPVAVDPVTPKDTFICASASICYQFSASDVNGGTLNWSRLTGNGTVTSGGLWCFTAAGSGNYSVTAVVADSCGAADTVSMTYNVSQNVPPVASILQNDTTLFQCGSAPVCLPYSVTDANTNAVLEQLLTGGTIDTITNTVCFTPPSAGVYPVIIRVTDACGAVDVDTAVITIQQNNPPVANAGADQTLFRCTTAPICWPASASDPDGNLDSIKVLSGPGSYSAGQICFTPAASGSHVIVLRAVDKCGVADLDTVVITVTLNAAPVCQMPPNSTFRQCVPTQVSLPVSATDANGNFSHCQIVSGPGSLSGGQWTYTPSVDEIRTIVIDCFDSCGVSCRDSFRVVFQLNAAPIVNAGHDSTIFVCGNQNVCWTVAASDEDNNLKSVELTSPLGTYNSGTGQVCFPITYADLPTGQYAFIFKATDSCDLVDYDTTIITVNYNNKPVVAGPPDFTAYMEQVGPLCFDLTVSDPDNNLSSVTVTPSGTYNSGTGQVCLAINDPGMYCVVITATDLCGLVSKDTVCVDVTVDECMHVEIEKTHNALQGQHETVNVFLNGTGKPLGGFSFLIAYDASSLTAMGVTPGPLFEQCGWEYFTYRFGADGNCNGACPSGLIRIVGMAETNNGAYHPGCYFDGLVGSMAEIDFLVSNDRTLECMYAPVQFFWLGCTDNALSSLAGDTLWISRRVYNFEHQEITDNSFGLPGYVGAPDYCLQGPGGDKIGPQRCIDFTNGGIDIVCADSIDARADINLNGISYEIADAVLFSNYFVRGLVVFTVNQAGQVAASDVNADGIPLTVADLVYLIRAVVGDVPMTPKLSPNAAYHAEVGVSDGVLSIGNTDTPIGAISLVLEGQAEPTLHESASQMEIKTAYDGKVTRVLIYSSTGKGFLESGPVIYMNHARQVKSIELGSYDGYMVEAKISLLPSEYSLSQNYPNPFNPVTSIEFALPKAGEWTLTIYNVLGQEVTNWNKRTEAGYHKVEWDATQHASGVYFYRLVAGNFTSTKKMVLLK; translated from the coding sequence ATGCTGCGTTCCGTGGTTCGCTGGTCTCTGTTGCTACTCGCCCTCTGTTGTACTTCGGTTAACGCCCAGTACATCATCGTTGGTCCCCCTGATGATCAAACCATCATCGACACAAGTTTTCATCCCACGGCTTCATTGCCGGGGAGCGGAACCGTTCGCCCGGTCATCACTGCCGCGACCGGGACCGATGTGGTCGCTTCCATCGACCTCTCGCAGATGGACTGCTCGCAGTTCCCGTACATTTGCGGGTATGTCGATGTCCTGAATGGCAGTGGAATTCCAGTCCCCGGTATGACCGCGGACAGTTTCTGCCTCTATCAGGACGGTGTTCCGGTCCCGAATTTCAGCGTCACCCAACTTACCTCCGGTAATTGCATTACGTCGGTCTGTTTGGTGGTGGATGTCAGCGGATCGATGACCGATGATCACCGGCTCGACTCAGCCAAGGCGGCGATGCATCGATTTGTGAACGCGATGGACCCGTATGACCAGGTCGCCATTGTGACGTTCGCGAATTGCTGGACTGTGCATCAAGCATTCACCAGCAACCAGGCCACGCTTCATACTAAGATCAATAGCCTGTCTGCCGGCGGCAACACGGCAGTCTTTGACGGCATTTACAAAGGCGTCGATATCACCCGCTTCCAATTGGGGAGCAAAGCGGTGATCGCTTTTACGGATGGACTTGAGAATCGCAGTAACAATTGTTCGCCGAACCCTCCCGACGGCGTCAACGACAACACGTTTGCGGATGATTCCACGGCCATCTGCAACCTTGCGAACACAGCCAGTATTCCGATCTACACGTTCAACCTCGGCCCGATTACCAACACCTGGTACAACCCGGAAGCATTGCAGGCGTTTTCATCGGGGACCGGTGGATTCTGGCAGCACGCCCAGACCGGCGCTGACATGGATTCCGTATATACCCTCGTCAAGGAGCGCCTCTGCAGCCGCTACTATGTCTGTTACACTAGCCCGGATACGATCCAGAATGGCGATGTCCACTGGATGAAGGTCTGCAAGAAGACCGGCCCGAACTGCACTCCGTGTGATTCACTCTCTTGCCAGGAGACTGCGCCGCCGGTGATCGTCCGTACCCCTGCCACCATCAACCTGAGCACCGGCTGTCAGCCGTACACGTCGCCGATGTCCATATGCGCATATGTGACCGACCTCGATACCCCCAAAGGAAGTCTGGCGGTTACGCTGTATTACCGGACCGCGGCGGTCAGTTACACTGCGGTCAATATGATCGCCACTGGCGCCCCATCGGATAGTACCTTCTGCGCCACAATACCATCGTCGGCACTCCCCTGTGCATCGTTCTTTGATTATTATATCACGGCCTCGGATGGTTCTGCGACGGTGTCATCGCCATCCATAAATCCGCAGGCCAATCCGTACAATATCACGATCTGCGGCACCAATCCGCCGGTAGCCAATGCCGGACCCGATCAGACGATCTTCCAGTGTACACCTGCCCAGATCTGTCTGCCGGCATCGTGTAGTGATGTTGACAATAACCTGAAGACCTGTGAGATGATCAGCGGCGTGGGTACTTACAATGGCTCGCAGATCTGTTTCACGCCGAGCGGCACGCTTGATTACGAGTTTGTCATCAAGGCGACCGATAGCTGCAATTTTGTCGACTACGATACGGTTGTTATCCACTACACGCTGAACAGCGCGCCGGTCGCCGATGCCGGACGCGATTCGACCCTGTTCCTCTGCGCAGCACAACCGATCACCTGGGCCGCCTCCTGTATTGACCCGAACAGCAACCTTTCGACCTGCCAGTTGATCGCCGGACCCGGCACATACAACAGTGGTTCGATCAGCTTCACCCCGGCTGCTTCGGGTGTCTATACTTTCATCCTGAAGGCTACCGATGCCTGCGGACTGATCGATCAGGATACTGCGGTGATCACGGTCACGCTTAATGCTGCCCCGATCTGCTCCGGCCCAAGTAACCAGACGATCTTCCAGTGCACGCCGACGCAGGTCTGCCTCCCCTACTCCGCGACCGATGCGAATGGCAATTTCAAATCCTGCCAGATCATCTCCGGTCCCGGATCGCTGGTGGGTGGCAACTGGTGCTATACACCATCCTCATCGCAGACCGTCAACGTGACGATCCAGTGTGAGGACTCCTGTAACGCAACCTGCCAGTCATCGTTTGCGATCACGTTTAATATCAACCAGAAACCGACAGTGGCGCTCGGAAACGACACCACCATCTTCCAGTGCGCTCTCGCGGAGGTCTGTCTGCCGTACACGGTGACCGACCCGAATAACAATGTCACGAATGAACAGATCATCTCTGGACCCGGTACGATTGACACTGTCGCGAACACCGTCTGCTTTACTCCTGGCGCGGCCGGAACGTATCAGTTCGTGGTAAAGGCCTCCGATGCCTGCACCGATCATGGCAGTGATACTATTCAAGTGACGATCAATTTGAATCAGGCGCCGGTCGCCAACTCTGGCCCGAACCAGACTCTCTTCCAGTGCCTGCCTACTCAGATCTGCTGGCCGGCTTCCTGTACTGATCCGAACGGCAATCTCAGTACCTGTAACCTGACCGGGCCAGGCACTTACAATGGCAGCACGATCTGCTTCACGCCTTCCACATCTGGAGTCTATACTTTTGTGCTGACCGCAACCGATGCTTGCGGCCTGCAGCATGCGGATACTACCCAGATCACGGTAACCGTTAACGGTGCTCCGACCCTCGCTTTTGGCGCCGATACCTCCCTGTTCCTCTGCACGCCACAACAGGTTTGCATGAGCTACTCGGTCTCCGATCCGAACGGGATGAGCAAGTTGACTGAAGTTATGATCTCGGGATTTGGAAGTCTCGATTCAGCGCTGAACAAGGTCTGTTTCACGCCGACCACGGCCGGGACCTACGACTTCATCGTTTCGGTCACCGACTCATGTGGGGCCACTGATCGGGATACGATCAGAGCTATCATCACCTTCGGAACCTTTGCTGACATCACCTGCCCGTCAGGTCCGATCAGCAAGTTCCTCTGCGCTCCGGGTCAGGTCTGTCAGCCGTTGACGATCGCTCCGGCGGGTGCAACAGTCACGTCGACTCTCGGCACTTATTCCGGTGGTCAACTCTGCTTTAACGCGCCGACCTCCGGCACTTATAATGCTCGAGTGATTGCCACGACCTCGTGCAGTGTCGATACCTGCGACATTACTTTCAATGTCACGATCAACACGGCACCGGTTGCCTCGGCTGGTCTCGATCAGACGATCTTCCAGTGCACTCCGGCCCAGATCTGCTGGCCTGCTTCCTGTTCCGATATCAATGGTAACCTGGATAGCTGCAAGCTGATCTCCGGTCCTGGCACCTACAACGGCAGTTCGATCTGCTTCACACCGGCGGCATCCGGAACCTACACGTTCATTCTCCGAGCGGTCGACCAGTGTGGTGCGGCGAGTCAGGATACGGTCAATGTTAATGTGACCCTGAATGGTGCTCCGACTCTCGCTTTTGGCGCCGATACCTCTTTGTTCCTCTGCACGCCGCAAGCGGTTTGCATGAACTACACGGTCTCTGATCCGAACGGTATGTCCAACTTGACGGAGGTCTTGGTTGCCGGATTCGGCACGCTTGACGCGGCCAACAACAAGGTCTGTTTCACGCCGACCACGGCCGGGACCTACGACTTCATCGTTTCGGTCACTGACTCGTGTGGTGCCACTGATCGGGATACGATCAGAGCCATCATTACCTTTGGAACCTTTGCCGACATCACCTGCCCGTCAGGTCCGATCAGCAAGTTCCTCTGCGCTCCGGGTCAGGTCTGTCAGCCGTTGACGATCGCTCCGGCGGGTGCAACAGTCACGTCGACTCTCGGCACTTATTCCGGTGGTCAACTCTGCTTTAACGCGCCGACCTCCGGCACTTATAATGCTCGAGTGATTGCCACGACCTCGTGCAGTGTCGATACCTGCGACATTACTTTCAATGTCACGATCAACACGGCACCGGTTGCCTCGGCTGGTCTCGATCAGACGATCTTCCAGTGCACTCCGGCCCAGATCTGCTGGCCTGCTTCCTGTTCCGATATCAATGGTAACCTGGATAGCTGCAAGCTGATCTCCGGTCCTGGCACCTACAACGGCAGTTCGATCTGCTTCACACCGGCGGCATCCGGAACCTACACGTTCATTCTCCGTGCGGTCGACCAGTGTGGTGCGGCGAGTCAGGATACGGTCAATGTTAATGTGACCCTGAACGGTGCTCCGACTCTCGCTTTTGGTGCCGATACCTCTCTGTTCCTCTGCACGCCGCAGGCGGTTTGCATGAACTACACGGTCTCTGACCCGAATGGGATGTCCAACTTGACGGAGGTCTTGATTGCCGGATTCGGCACGCTTGACGCCGCCAACAACAAGGTCTGTTTCACGCCGACCACGGCCGGAACCTACGACTTCATCGTTTCGGTCACTGACTCGTGTGGTGCCACTGATCGGGATACGATTAGAGCCATCATCACCTTCGGCGAGTTCGCATCGATAACTTGTCCGCCAGGTCCGATCTCCGCCTCACTTTGCGGCGCCGGTCAGGTCTGTCAGACACTCACTATAACACCTCCCAGTGCGACCGTGACCACCACCCTGGGGACCTACTCCGGCGGACAGTTGTGCTTCACGGCTAACACTACCGGCACCTACAATGCCCGGGTGATCGCCACGACCTCGTGCAGTGTGGATACCTGCGATATCACGTTTAACGTGACAGTCGGACAGGCTGCCCAGCTCACCTGCCCGGGCACGCAGACAATTTTCCTCTGTGCCGCAGGCAATGTCTCGATCCCGATCGGCGTAATGGGCGCTGGAGCATTGGTTAGTGTTACTCCGATCGGTTCTTACTCGGCTGGTAATATCATCTTCCCGGCTGACACGACCGGTCATTATGTTCTTAACGTGATAGCAGGCACCTCGTGTGGTGCTGACACGTGCCAGGTAGTCGCCGATGTGACGATCAACACCCGCCCGCTGGCGGTTGATCCGGTGACGCCGAAGGACACTTTCCTCTGTGCTTCAGCTTCTATCTGCTACCAGTTCTCCGCTTCTGATGTGAATGGCGGCACGCTGGCCTGGAGCAAGGTGAGTGGGAACGGTACGGTTTCATCGACCGGTCTCTGGTGCTTCACCGCCAATACTACCGGCACGTACACGGTGCTGGCGGCAGTCGCAGATTCCTGCGGAGCGGCGGATACTGTCACTATGACCTACAATACGACCATGAATCTTCCGCCAATGGTTGGCTTTGGCAATGACACCACGCTGGCATTCTGCCCGGGTGGTACTGCCTGCCTGCCGTTCATGGTGGCAGATGCCAACAATAACGTCACCCTGGAGCAGTTGGTCGCCGGTAGCGGAACGATCGACACTCTGCTGAATCAGGTCTGCTTCTCCCCTGCCTCTGCCGGGCTGTACACCTTCGTGGTGAAAGCAACCGATGCGTGCGGCGCAATGGACTACGACACGATCAACGTGACCGCCACCATGGGTGAGATTCCTGTAGTAACCTGTCCGGGGACTCAGAATTTCTTCCTCTGTTCTTCACAGCAGATCTGCGTACCAGTCACGGTAACGCCGGGTAGTGCGAGCGTGACCGTCACGCCGACCGGCAGCTACAGTGGCGGCAATGTCTGCTTCACGCCGGCAACTTCCGGAACCTACAATCTGACAGTGATCGCCTCGACCAGTTGCGGAGCAGATACCTGCCAGTTGACGGTTAACGTGACCATCAACTCTCGCCCCGTGGCGGTTGATCCGGTGACGCCGAAAGACACCTTCATTTGCGCTTCGACCTCCATTTGTTATCAGTTCTCCGGATCTGACGTCAATGGCGGCACGCTCAACTGGAGCAAACTGAGCGGCAACGGAACGGTGACCTCCGGCGGTCTCTGGTGCTTCACCGCTGGATCAACCGGAAGTTACACGGTGCTGGCGGCAATCACAGACTCCTGTGGCGCGGCCGACACGGTCACCATGACTTACAACGTGACCAGCAATGTTGCTCCGGTGATCGCGTTTGGCAGCGATACTACTCTGGCTCTCTGTCCGGGTGGCTCGGCTTGCTTGCCGTATTCGATCTCAGATGCAAACAACAATATCACGCTTGAACAGCTCCTCTCCGGAAGCGGGACTATTAACACCGCCGCCAACACGGTCTGCTTCTCGCCGGCTTCGGCTGGTCTGTACACCTTTGTGGTGAAGGCGACCGATGCGTGTGGAGCGATCGATCAGGATACCATCAATGTGACGGTCACTCTTGGTGACATCCCAGTGGTTACCTGCCCCGGCACGCAGAACTTCTTCCTCTGCGCTTCGAGCCAGATTTGCGTACCAGTGACGGTTTCGCCTTCCGGTGCGACGGTCACGGTCTCGCCGACCGGCAGCTACAGTGGCGGAAATGTCTGCTTCACGCCGGCAACATCTGGAACTTACAACCTGACAGTGGTAGCCACGACCGGGTGCGGTGCGGATACCTGCCAGGTAACGGTTAACGTCACCATCAACTCTCGCCCTGTGGCGGTTGATCCGGTGACGCCAAAGGATACTTTCATCTGTGCCTCGGCATCGATCTGCTATCAGTTCTCAGCTTCTGATGTCAACGGTGGAACGTTGAACTGGTCGCGGTTGACCGGTAATGGCACGGTAACATCCGGTGGGCTCTGGTGCTTCACCGCTGCAGGCAGCGGTAACTACAGCGTCACTGCCGTAGTGGCTGACTCATGTGGCGCGGCGGATACGGTCTCCATGACTTACAATGTCAGTCAGAATGTGCCGCCAGTTGCCAGTATCCTGCAGAATGACACCACTCTCTTCCAGTGCGGTTCGGCGCCAGTCTGTCTGCCGTACAGCGTGACCGATGCCAACACCAACGCCGTGCTGGAGCAGTTGCTCACTGGTGGGACGATTGACACGATAACCAACACAGTTTGCTTCACTCCGCCGAGTGCCGGGGTTTATCCGGTGATCATCCGGGTAACCGACGCTTGCGGAGCAGTCGACGTGGACACTGCTGTCATCACGATTCAGCAGAACAATCCGCCGGTAGCGAATGCCGGCGCTGACCAGACGCTCTTCCGCTGCACTACCGCACCGATCTGCTGGCCGGCCTCAGCCAGCGATCCGGATGGCAACCTTGATTCGATCAAGGTGCTCTCCGGTCCGGGTAGCTACAGCGCCGGTCAGATCTGTTTCACTCCGGCAGCTTCAGGCAGCCATGTGATCGTCCTCCGGGCGGTTGACAAGTGCGGCGTAGCCGATCTCGACACGGTGGTCATCACTGTGACGCTTAATGCCGCGCCGGTTTGCCAGATGCCGCCAAACTCGACTTTCCGTCAGTGTGTACCGACCCAGGTCAGCCTGCCGGTGAGCGCGACGGATGCAAACGGCAACTTCAGCCACTGCCAGATCGTCTCTGGCCCCGGTTCGCTCTCCGGCGGACAGTGGACCTATACGCCGTCGGTAGATGAGATCCGGACGATCGTGATCGATTGCTTTGATTCCTGCGGCGTAAGCTGCCGGGATTCATTCCGAGTTGTCTTCCAGTTGAATGCCGCGCCCATCGTGAACGCTGGGCATGACAGCACGATCTTCGTCTGCGGCAACCAGAATGTTTGCTGGACAGTGGCGGCAAGCGATGAGGACAACAACCTGAAATCGGTTGAACTGACCTCTCCGCTCGGCACCTACAATTCCGGAACCGGTCAGGTCTGTTTCCCCATCACGTATGCTGATCTGCCGACCGGTCAATATGCTTTCATCTTCAAGGCGACTGATTCGTGCGATCTGGTCGATTACGATACGACGATCATCACGGTCAATTACAACAACAAGCCGGTGGTGGCAGGCCCGCCTGACTTCACCGCGTACATGGAACAGGTTGGCCCGCTCTGCTTTGACCTCACGGTCTCAGATCCGGACAACAACTTGTCATCCGTCACCGTGACTCCGTCTGGTACTTACAATTCCGGGACTGGTCAGGTCTGTTTGGCCATCAATGATCCAGGGATGTACTGTGTGGTCATCACGGCGACAGATCTCTGCGGCTTGGTCTCGAAAGACACGGTCTGTGTTGATGTGACGGTCGATGAGTGCATGCACGTGGAGATCGAGAAAACACACAATGCCCTGCAGGGCCAGCATGAGACGGTCAATGTCTTCCTGAACGGTACGGGCAAGCCGCTCGGTGGCTTCTCGTTCCTCATTGCGTATGACGCCAGCTCGCTTACGGCGATGGGGGTCACACCGGGACCGCTCTTTGAACAGTGCGGATGGGAGTACTTCACTTACCGCTTTGGTGCCGATGGCAACTGCAATGGCGCCTGCCCTTCAGGACTCATTCGTATCGTCGGCATGGCCGAGACCAACAACGGTGCGTACCATCCGGGATGCTACTTTGATGGTCTGGTCGGCTCAATGGCAGAGATCGACTTCCTTGTCTCCAACGATCGTACGCTGGAGTGCATGTATGCGCCGGTCCAGTTCTTCTGGCTCGGGTGCACCGACAACGCGCTTTCATCGCTCGCCGGTGATACACTCTGGATCTCGCGCCGTGTTTACAATTTCGAACACCAGGAGATCACCGATAATAGCTTTGGTCTGCCGGGTTATGTCGGAGCTCCCGACTACTGTCTGCAGGGCCCCGGTGGGGATAAGATCGGCCCGCAGCGCTGTATCGATTTCACCAACGGTGGTATTGACATCGTCTGCGCAGACTCGATCGATGCGCGTGCCGATATCAACCTGAACGGCATCAGCTACGAAATTGCCGATGCGGTCCTCTTCTCCAACTACTTCGTCCGCGGTCTGGTGGTCTTCACCGTCAATCAGGCCGGGCAGGTAGCGGCATCCGATGTCAACGCCGACGGCATCCCGCTGACGGTCGCCGATCTGGTTTACCTGATCCGCGCGGTGGTTGGCGATGTACCGATGACGCCGAAACTGAGTCCGAACGCGGCATATCATGCCGAGGTAGGTGTTAGTGATGGTGTCCTGTCGATCGGCAACACCGACACGCCGATCGGTGCGATCAGTCTCGTTCTCGAGGGACAGGCCGAGCCGACCCTTCACGAGTCTGCCTCGCAGATGGAGATCAAGACCGCATACGATGGCAAGGTGACCAGAGTGCTCATCTATTCGTCGACCGGAAAGGGCTTCCTCGAATCCGGTCCGGTGATCTACATGAACCATGCCAGACAGGTTAAGTCGATCGAGCTGGGTAGCTACGATGGATATATGGTAGAGGCGAAGATCAGCCTCCTGCCGAGCGAATACTCGCTCTCGCAGAACTACCCGAATCCGTTCAACCCGGTCACGTCGATCGAATTCGCGTTGCCGAAAGCGGGTGAGTGGACCCTGACCATTTACAACGTCCTCGGTCAGGAAGTCACCAACTGGAATAAGCGGACGGAAGCCGGATATCATAAAGTCGAATGGGATGCCACTCAGCATGCCTCGGGCGTCTATTTCTACCGACTGGTTGCCGGTAACTTCACATCGACAAAGAAGATGGTTCTGTTGAAGTAA
- a CDS encoding winged helix-turn-helix transcriptional regulator: MDSKTRAQFEAKARIIKAMAHPTRLFIVDVLSRNEQCVCELTEMIGADTSTVSKHLSILKAAGIVSDDKRGLQVYYSLKVPCILNFFGCVSQVQKLSASEQVMLVDRK, from the coding sequence ATGGACAGCAAAACCAGAGCGCAGTTTGAGGCCAAAGCCAGGATCATCAAAGCCATGGCCCATCCCACCAGACTATTCATCGTGGATGTGTTGTCTCGAAATGAGCAGTGCGTCTGTGAATTGACCGAGATGATCGGAGCAGATACCTCCACGGTCTCCAAGCACCTGTCGATCCTGAAAGCGGCCGGAATCGTGAGCGATGATAAGCGCGGCCTTCAGGTTTATTATTCCCTCAAAGTCCCCTGTATCCTGAACTTTTTTGGATGCGTGAGCCAGGTGCAGAAGTTATCGGCCAGCGAGCAGGTGATGTTGGTCGATCGAAAGTAG
- a CDS encoding permease, which produces MDWKREWKPLAVIVAAFLACFYLPVGTPRFDNAVNESLHLVKWYAQEHVLLCLIPAFFIAGAIGVFVSQASVMRYLGAKANKVLAYGVASVSGTILAVCSCTVLPLFAGIYRMGAGLGPASAFLYSGPAINVLAIFLTARILGLEMGVARAVGAVVFSIIVGLIMHFIYRKEENSRAEAQMALPDPPTARPLWQTVLYFASMIAILVFANWGKSSEPVGIWNAIHDFKWYLTALSAAALGLMLATWFKVAWWKVAATAIAVAILGLIFREHPLIPFAAGFVGLSIITSTDDGEMGNWFEQTWGFAKQILPLLLFGVLVAGLLLGRPGHEGVIPSDWISRSVGGNSLWANLFASVAGAFMYFATLTEIPILQGLMGSGMGKGPALALLLAGPALSLPSMLVLRSIMGLKKTAVFVSVVVVMATITGLIYGYLFG; this is translated from the coding sequence ATGGACTGGAAGAGAGAATGGAAACCGCTGGCCGTGATCGTGGCCGCCTTCCTGGCTTGCTTCTATCTGCCGGTCGGTACGCCACGGTTCGATAACGCCGTCAACGAATCGCTGCACCTGGTCAAATGGTACGCGCAGGAACATGTGCTGTTGTGCCTGATACCGGCGTTCTTCATCGCCGGAGCGATCGGTGTTTTTGTCAGCCAGGCATCGGTGATGCGGTACCTGGGAGCCAAAGCCAACAAGGTCCTCGCTTATGGCGTGGCATCAGTCTCTGGCACCATTCTGGCGGTCTGCTCATGCACCGTTCTTCCACTTTTTGCGGGGATATATCGGATGGGAGCCGGGCTTGGGCCGGCCAGTGCCTTTCTCTACTCTGGCCCGGCTATTAACGTGCTGGCCATTTTTCTTACTGCAAGAATTCTTGGGCTCGAAATGGGGGTGGCACGCGCTGTTGGCGCAGTAGTTTTCAGCATCATTGTCGGGCTCATCATGCATTTCATCTACCGTAAAGAAGAGAACTCCCGGGCGGAAGCTCAAATGGCATTGCCGGATCCGCCGACCGCACGCCCGCTCTGGCAGACCGTACTCTATTTCGCTTCAATGATAGCCATACTCGTTTTTGCCAACTGGGGGAAATCAAGCGAACCAGTCGGTATCTGGAATGCCATCCACGATTTCAAATGGTATCTGACCGCTCTGTCTGCGGCAGCGCTGGGGCTGATGCTTGCTACTTGGTTCAAAGTCGCCTGGTGGAAGGTCGCGGCGACAGCAATCGCCGTCGCGATCCTTGGCCTGATCTTTCGAGAGCATCCCCTGATCCCCTTTGCCGCCGGATTTGTCGGGCTCTCGATCATAACCAGCACCGATGATGGCGAAATGGGGAACTGGTTTGAACAGACCTGGGGATTCGCCAAGCAGATACTACCATTGCTTCTCTTTGGCGTACTTGTCGCAGGACTACTTCTTGGCAGGCCCGGACATGAAGGAGTCATTCCTTCCGATTGGATCAGCCGATCTGTGGGGGGCAACTCTCTTTGGGCGAATCTGTTCGCTTCCGTTGCCGGAGCCTTTATGTATTTCGCCACTCTGACGGAGATCCCCATTCTACAGGGACTCATGGGGAGCGGCATGGGGAAAGGTCCTGCGCTGGCACTCCTATTGGCAGGGCCCGCGCTTTCACTTCCGAGCATGCTGGTGCTTCGGAGCATCATGGGACTGAAGAAGACTGCTGTTTTTGTAAGTGTCGTCGTAGTCATGGCGACAATCACTGGGTTGATCTACGGCTATTTGTTTGGATAG